The following proteins come from a genomic window of Syngnathus acus chromosome 15, fSynAcu1.2, whole genome shotgun sequence:
- the kcnk1b gene encoding potassium channel subfamily K member 1b produces MLQSIASSSCMQIIQTHKSTWYFVFLVLGYILYLIFGAIVFSSVELPYEAALRKDLMETKANFLRDHECITEESLERFVKEALDASNYGVSILNNTTNWNWDFTSALFFASTVLSTTGYGHTAPLSEGGKTFCIIYSAFGIPFTLLFLTAVVQRIMVYSTRKPISYIHIRWGVSKPLVAIIHSCLLAFLAITCIFLIPAAIFSALEENWNFLESFYFCFISLSTIGLGDYVPGEAANQKFRELYKLGITLYLIMGLIIMLVVLETFCELQQLKQLRKMFYLKKEKTRDRLAILEHDHLSFNSVEDSALSDDKARMFVSVSSLSSRNGDFMIQ; encoded by the exons ATGCTCCAGTCCATTGCTAGTAGTTCGTGCATGCAGATCATCCAAACCCACAAATCGACGTGGTATTTTGTGTTTCTGGTGCTGGGCTACATCCTTTATCTGATCTTCGGGGCCATCGTCTTTTCGTCCGTCGAGCTGCCATACGAAGCCGCCCTGCGCAAGGACCTGATGGAAACGAAAGCGAATTTCCTCCGGGACCACGAGTGCATCACGGAGGAGAGCCTGGAGCGCTTTGTCAAGGAAGCGCTCGACGCGAGCAATTACGGCGTGTCCATCCTCAACAACACCACTAACTGGAACTGGGACTTCACCTCTGCGCTCTTTTTTGCCAGCACCGTGCTCTCCACCACAG GTTATGGTCACACAGCCCCACTGTCAGAGGGTGGCAAGACTTTCTGCATTATCTACTCTGCGTTCGGCATACCGTtcaccctcctcttcctcaccgccGTGGTGCAAAGGATCATGGTTTACAGCACAAGGAAACCTATTTCGTACATCCACATACGCTGGGGCGTGTCCAAACCTCTGGTGGCCATCATCCACTCTTGTCTTCTGGCTTTTTTGGCCATCACTTGCATCTTCCTCATCCCTGCGGCCATCTTCTCGGCACTGGAGGAAAACTGGAACTTCTTGGAGTCGTTCTACTTCTGCTTCATCTCACTCAGCACCATCGGATTGGGCGATTATGTGCCGGGAGAGGCGGCTAACCAGAAGTTCAGGGAGCTCTACAAACTTGGAATCACTC TCTACTTGATCATGGGCCTGATCATCATGCTTGTGGTCCTGGAGACTTTCTGCGAGCTGCAGCAGCTGAAGCAACTGAGGAAGATGTTTTACctgaaaaaggaaaagacgAGAGACCGTCTGGCCATCCTGGAGCACGACCACCTTTCCTTCAACTCTGTGGAGGACAGTGCACTTAGCGACGACAAGGCCCGCATGTTCGTTAGTGTTTCAAGTCTGTCCTCTCGTAACGGCGACTTCATGATCCAGTAG